The genomic segment AAAAAAGCAGATACTGATGTCCTAAAGAAAATGGACGGTGTGGTCACTGTTATGCAAGCTGGAGGACAGTATCAGGTTGTCATTGGTAACCATGTGCCAGATGTGCGTGCAGATGTAGATGAAGTTATCGGGAAATTAGATACATCTGCTGCGGATACAGCACCAAAAGGAAGTCTTTTTGACCGTTTTGTTGAATTAATCTCTGGAATTTTTCAACCTATTTTGGCACCACTTGCAGCAGCAGGGATGCTTAAGGGATTAAATGCGATTCTTTCTTTTGCACTTGGTAAAGGATTTCAGGCATCATCAACCTATGCAGTAATCCATGCGATGGGAGATGGACTTTTCTTATTCCTTCCTATTTTCATTGGTTATACAGCAATGAAAAAATTCAAAGGTTCACCATTCGTTGGAATGATGATTGCGGCTGCGATTGTCTATCCTGGATTTGTAGATGGTTCAGTAGCAAAAACTTTTACGGAAAGTGGTGGTTTAAGTTTCTTTGGTATTCCATTTTCTGTTCCTGTTGCAGGTTACGGCTCTTCGGTTATGCCGATTATCGCAATTACAGCATTTGCAGCCTTTCTTGAACATCAACTTAAGAAAATTATTCCTGATGTAGTTAAACTCTTTTTGACACCGTTCTTTACAGCATTGATTACGATTCCTTTAGGATTTTTGATTATTGGTCCAGTGATGAATGTTATTTCTGATGCTCTTGGTAAAGGATTGATGGCGCTTCAAGGCTTTAGTCCAATCATTTTTGGATTGGTTCTTGGATTCACTTGGCAAATTATGGTAATGTTCGGACTTCACTGGGCACTTGTACCATTTGCAATCATTGCTCTTGCACAAGGTGAGCCTACAACACTTTTAACAGCAGCAAGTACAGCTTCCTTTGCACAAACTGGGGCTGTAGGTGCTGTTATGATGAAAACTAAAGATAAACGTTTGCGTGAACTTGCAATACCAGCTTTTATTTCAGGATGGTTTGGCGTTACGGAACCAGCGATTTATGGGATTACCCTTCCTAAAAAACGTCCGTTTTGGGCTTCATGTATTGTTAGTGCAGTAATTTGTGCAGCAGCAATGGCATTGGGAGTTAAAGCTTATACAATGGCTGCATTTGGAATATTTAGTTTTACTGCCAATATTTCCCTTGACGGAAATGTTTCTGGTGCAATAACAATGATGATTTTATGTGCTATTTCAGTCATCGCTGGTTTTGGCTTGACTTGGATATTAGGTTTTGAAGATGATAATAGTAGTGAACCTATTGAAGAAACTTCTAAAAAGCCTGTAAATTTTAAACCAACAACAGAAAAAGAAGTCATTTTAACACCTATTGAAGGAAAGATTCTTCCACTTGCAGAAGTAAAAGATCCCGCTTTTTCAGCAGAAATTATGGGAAAAGGTGTAGCAGTTGAACCGACAGTTGGTGAAGTGAGAGCGCCTTTTGATGGGACAGTCATGATTATGTTTCCAACTAAACACGCAGTGGGACTGGTTTCAAATCAAGGCACAGAAATTTTGATTCATGTCGGTATAGATACCGTGCAACTTGATGGAAAATATTTTGAAGCCTTTGTAAAACAAGGACAAACCGTTAAAAAGGGAGATCTACTTGTTAAATTTGATATTGAAGGAATTCAAAATGCTGGGTATAGCACGCAAGTTCCGATAATCGTGACAAACACTGATGATTATATGGATGTCATTGCAACGGATAAGAAATTTGTTCGCAAAGATGATATGCTTATAACAGCGGTTGCAGCGCAGGCAACTCAGTTGGTAGCAAATCCTGCATAGTAAAAAATATCAATAAGTAGAAGAGAAAAACGATAAGAAACTAAAAATAAGGAGACAAAATGGGATTTAAAAATGATTTTTTATGGGGTGGTGCGACAGCGGCCAATCAGTTGGAAGGTGCGTATAATATTGATGGAAAGGGACTCTCTGTTGCTGATGCGATGCCTGGTGGGAAACAGCGCATGAGCATCCTTGCTTCTCCAGAATTTGATTGGACGATTGATGAAAAGCATTACGTTTATCCTAATCATGATGGGATTGACCATTATCATCATTTTAAAGAAGATATTGCACTGTTTGCGGAAATGGGCTTTAAAGCGTATCGTTTTTCGGTTGCTTGGTCAAGAATTTTTCCCAAAGGAGATGAAACGACGCCAAATGAGGCGGGTTTACATTTTTATGATGGTTTGATTGACGAGTGTTTAAAATATGGGATTGAGCCAGTTATCACGATTTCGCACTATGAAATGCCTTTACATCTGGCTAAAGAATATGGCGGATGGAAAAATCGTGCTTTGATTGAATTCTATGTTCGCTATGCTAAAGTTCTCCTTACGCGTTATCAAAATAAAGTTAAATATTGGATGACTTTTAATGAAATTAACTCAGCTACTTTTTTCTCTGCACTTAGTCAAGGCTTGGTCCCGTCCAATGGTGGAGCTGATAAAACAAATGTCTTTCAGGCTTGGCATAATCAATTTGTAGCAAGTGCTGAAACAGTTAAGTTTGGGCATGAACTAAATAAAGATTTACAAATTGGATGTATGAGTATTTATTCTACGACTTATTCGTTTGATGCCAATCCAATCAATCAGATTGCGACTCAACAAAGTATTCAGGAGTTTAATTATTTTTGTAATGATGTGCAAGTACGTGGGGAATATCCTGTGTTTACTCAGCGTTTACATGAAAAATATGGTGTCAAATCGGATGATTTGGAGATTACAGAAGAAGATTTAATTTTACTCAAAAATGGTTGTGTGGACTATATTGGATTTAGCTATTATATGTCAACAGTAGAATCAAAAACTGGTGAAGGGACTTCTGCAAGTGGAAATATGGTACTTGGTGGAGTCAAAAATCCATTTTTACAGGAAAGTGAATGGGGCTGGGCAGTGGATTCTGATGGTTTACGCTATGCTTTAAATGATCTTTATGGTCGCTACCAAGTTCCACTATTTGTTGTTGAAAATGGGTTAGGAGCGATTGATAAAGTTGAAGAAGATGGGGCGATTAATGACGATTATCGGATTGACTATCTGAGAAAACATATTGTTGCCATGAATCAATCGATAGAAGATGGGGTGGAGCTTATGGGTTATACACCTTGGGGCTGCATTGATTTGGTATCGGCTTCCACGGGTGAGATGAGTAAGCGTTATGGTTTTATTTATGTTGATTTGGATGATTTAGGTCATGGTACAGGCCAACGCTCTAAGAAGAAATCTTTTGATTGGTACAAAGAGGTGATTGCTTCAAATGGTAAGAAACTCTAAAAAGGATAAGAAATTCCGTCAAAGTTGACGGAATTTTTATGTATCATAAATGAGGGAGCATCTCAGACATTGTTTTTGGGTTGATTAAAATTATAAGAGTGGATAAGACTAAAAATATAAAATTTTCTAAGAAACTTTGTTTTGTTTCTAGATTTCCTATTTTATAGTGGAGTTCTGTTCTTTGGAACTGCATATAAATGTCTATAATGAGTAAGTATTATTTCTAAATTTTCCTAATTTTTCTGAGTTCTGGACAAATAGCTTCACATCTTGATATAATTGTGCTTATGTTAAGTTAGATTAAAATGATTTAGAGGAGTATATGGAAAAAGAAAAGAAAAACTCGGGGATGTTTGCTGTATTTGCAGCGCTTGGTGCCAATGTTTTGGTGGCAATCAGTAAATTTATTGGCTTTGGGCTGTCGGGTTCCGCTGCGATGCTCAACGAGAGTATTCATTCGGTTGTAGACTGTGGTAATCAGATTTTGTTACTTTTCGGTGATAGGCAGGCGAAACAGGCTTCAAGTAATCTGCATCAATTTGGTGAGGCGCGAGCAAAATACTTTTTTAGCATGATTGTTGCAACGTTTCTATTTTTTGGTGGGGAGTGATTGGTGTGATGGAGGCATTTGAAAAGCTTATTCACCCTGAACATTCGGTTGAAAATCCTTGGATTGTTATTGCGATTTTGCTCGTTGGTATGTTGATTGAAGGGTCATCATTGCGAATTGCATTTAAAGAAATTGCAGAGTTGAACACAGATAAATTACCTATTTTCAAGTTCTTACACGAGAGTCGTCACAGCGAAATTTTGGTTATTTTTGCTGAGGATTTATGTGCAATTATTGGATTACTCTTGGCGCTTTTAGGAACTGTTTTGACGATGTTTACGTCCAATCCAATGTTTGACGCAATAAGTGGTCTTTTAATCGGCTTTTTACTTATGGCTGCAGCGATTTTCTTGACAAGAGAATTTTATAGTTTGATTGTCGGGGAGAGAGTAACAGATAGTGACCTTTCTAAAATTTTATCAGCATTTGAATGTCCTGAAATTAAACAAGTCATCAATATTAGAACGACTCATCTAGGCCCAACAGAAATCTTGATTGCAGCAAAAATAGATATTATAAGTAGTGAAGAAGCGCATGGTTACGGAATTATCAATAGTATTGAGGAGAAAATTCGACAAAAACTCTCAGATAAAAAATGTTATATTTATATTGAAATTGATGAATTTGATGAACATTATAGTAGATGATAGGTTTTTGTCATAACTATTTCTACTTTAAAATCCGATAGGAATTTTATACGACAGATACCTGTCCGCTTTAAACGACTAAATCTGTAAGGTGAAAGGGTTAGTGGTAACTGCAATTAGTGCATCACGGCGCTGTTTTTGCGCTACGGCATCAATCCATTGTCGATTCTCACAACGAATTAGTTATAGTAAAATTAAAACCTGTCAGTATGATGACAGGTTTTTGCAATTAATAATATTAGAATTTTTTTAGATAAATTTTATCAACATAATGATTTTCTGATTTATGTAGGATGACTTCTGCACGATTTCTCGTAGGTTCAATGTATTCTTTTAAATTAATTCGATTAACTCTTGCCCAGGTTTCTTTTGCCAAATTGACAACTTTACTTACGGGCATTTTAGTAAATTGGTGATAAAAATTTGTCGTATCATATTTTGCTAATTTTAAAAGACTATCAAAACGTTCCAGATACCATTTTTCAATTAATTCTTCTTCGGCATCGACATAAATTGAAAAATCATAAAAATCACTGATATAGAGCATCTGATTTTGTGGATTTTGTAAAACGTTGATTCCTTCAACAATGAGAATATCGGGACTGTCAATGGTTTGAACTTGGTCGGGCAGAATGTCGTAAGTTTCATGTGAATAAATTGGAATTTCACATTTTTCACCATTTTTTACATGGTAGAGAAAGGCAAGAAGTCGCTCCATATCGTAGCTTTCAGGAAAACCTTTTCTATCAAGGATTCCTCGGTTTTTCAAATCATCAGTAGTATATAAAAAACCGTCAGTCGTGACTAACTCAACACTGAGTTTAGGAAAAGCGCGTGAAAGTAAAAGCTGCACAAGTCTTGCTGTAGTTGATTTTCCGACAGCGACAGAGCCAGAAATACCGATAATTAATGGCGGCGTTTTTACTATTTTTTGTAAAAAAAGTCCTTTAGAAAAACTCATATCTTCTAAATTTTTTTTGTATAAACGTAAGAGATGGACGAGCGGTAGATAAACATCTTGCACGTCTTTCAGACTAATTTCGTCATTGAGTGAGCGAATAGATTCAAGCTCATCATGTGTCAGAGGCGCGATAGAAGTTTTATAAAGATTTTGCCAAGTTTCACGGCTAATTTCGTCGAAATTGATGAATTCATTCATGATAAATATTTTATCATATTTCTGTCATTACTGACAAACTTTCTGTCAGTTGTCAGTAGCAGTAATCTGTGTTTTTCATGGTAAATTTATAAGTTTAACTTAGCAGCATTAATCCTTAATTTCGTTCTACTGCCCTAGGGTCTTAGTGCTTTAGCGATTACGATTTGAACTTCCGACTTTAGTCGGTTGCCACTGTGACCAAGTGCTTTGCCTTTTGCTCTTGCTGCTTTAGCAGCTAAGCAAACGGACAATGGAGCAATGAAGTTGCATAGACCGTTCGCAGAAAGCACATAGCACCATAGCAAGCATGGACAGCATAGCAACGAAGTTTTGCGGAGATAGTGAAATTGACAGCACAGCAAAGCGAGGTAGACTTCAAGGACAGGACCATTTCGCCTTGCGACTTTTAGCCGCTTAGAGCGAATGGATAACGTAGCGAAGCGGAGGTGTGACCTCATATCTTTGATGCTAACATTGGTGAGGAAGAAAGAATCTCCTACCAATGAAGGAATCACTTTAAATATAGGATGTAAGGGACTCAAATATCGTAAAACAACTCTAGCGCTGGAGGTTAGTGACATTACGTTTAAACGAATGTAAGAGTTTACATGATAAAATTGCACTTATGAAAAAATTTTCAGCGCGAAAAAAAATGATTTATGATAGAATAATGATAATGGTAAAGACAAATATGTACTACGAGGATAATCGTGATTTAGCGCATGATATTCAAGAAATAAAAGTTGAACTTTTAGGAATAGCCATGAAATTTTTGACAGACAGTGGTGTCTTTTCAAAAAACGGAGTTGACTATGGCTCACGAGTTTTATTAGAGAATTTTAATCCAGAAAATGCGAAAACACTATTGGATGTTGGTTGTGGTTATGGGACGCTTGGATTGACGTTAGCTAAAAAATATGATTTAGCGGTCACAATGGTTGATGTAAACAGTCGTGCATTGGATTTGTGCCGTCAAAATGCTGACAGAAATGCTGTCAGTATTGATGAAATCAAAATTTCTGATATTTATGATACTGTCAGCGGGAAATACGATGCAATTATCAGCAATCCACCGATTCGGGCAGGAAAATCAGTCGTTCATGGCATTTTGGAAGGAAGTTTTGAACATCTCAATGATGCAGGAACGCTTACGATTGTCATTCAGAAAAAACAAGGAGCACCATCTGCTCAAAAAAAGATGGAAGAAGTCTTTGGTAATTGTATTGTGATTGCGAAAGATAAGGGTTACTTCATTTTGAGAAGTTACAAAAAATGATAGTAAAATTAGAATAGGAGCAAAAATGACCTATAGAATGGTTGACCTCATCCAAAAAAAACGAGATGGTGGAAGTTTTAATCAATCCGAAATAGACTGGATGATTGAAAATTATGTGGCTGGCAGCGTCCCAGACTACCAAATGTCGGCACTTGCAATGGCAATTTATTTCAAAGGGATGAATACTTCTGAAATATCAAATCTTACGATGGCAATGGTTCACTCAGGAAAAGAATTTGATTTGAGTGATATCTCAGGTATTAAAGTAGATAAACATTCAACAGGTGGTGTTGGTGATAAAGTAACGCTAATTCTCGCCCCACTCGTTGCCTCATTCGGTGTTCCTGTCGCAAAAATGTCAGGACGTGGACTTGGTCATACAGGTGGAACTTTAGATAAATTAGAGTCTATTCCAGGTTTTAATATTGAAAAAACTGAGGCGGGATTCATTGAACAGGTAAAAGATATTGGGATTGCTGTGATTGGACAATCAGATGAGCTTGTAAAGGCGGATAAGCTCCTTTATGCGCTCCGAGATGTAACAGCGACAGTTGACATTATTCCTCTTATTGCAAGCTCTGTGATGTCTAAAAAGATTGCCGCAGGTTCAGATGCAATTTTACTTGATGTGACAGTAGGAGATGGTGCTTTCATGAAGTCTGTGGAAGATGCACGAATTTTGGCACGAACCATGGTTGACCTAGGTAAATCTGTTGGCCGTGAAACTGTTGCTGTTATCACAAACATGAGTCAGCCTTTAGGCTATGCCATTGGAAATCGTAATGAAATTACAGAAGCAGTCAATACGCTAAATGGTAAGGGAACAGCTGAATTTCGCCAATTTATTGCTGAATTAGCACAGATTATGCTGGAGCTTGCAGGCGATAAAAAAACAATCCCAGAAATCCTACAAAATCTTGATAATGGACTTGCCTATGCCAAATTTGTCGCTATGATAAAAGCCCAAGGAGGCGATCCAACAGCCTTTGAAAATCTGACTGCACCGCTCAAAACCAAATACAAAGTTGAAATTCGTGCCCCCAAAACAGGCTTCATCACTGATGAAAAAGCATTAGGTGTTGGTGTTCTCGCCATGAAACTGGGTGCTGGACGCGCTACAAAAGCTGATACAATTGATTTTGAAGCAGGAATTCTACTTGCAAAAAAAGTTGGAGATAAAGTTAGCAACAACGATTTAATTGCAACACTTTACAGTAATCGTGAAATTTCGGAAGAACTCATCTCCGAGTTTAACGATAGCATTGTTATTTCTGACGAACAAGTTCATCAGAAAGAAATATTAGAAATTGTTCGCTAAAATGAATGATGATTTAAAACTTCCGCCAGTCATTGTTGGACTTCAAGTCGTGTTATCTGCACTTTCTGGTGCAATAATAAAGTTGCTCTTGCAAAATTATAGTTGGGTTATACAACTTATCGCTTTTATTATCATCTTCGTCATTATTTATATCATTGTCGGAATGGTTTATTTGAAGTGGAATAAAAACAGAACCTAGTGTTTACGCAAACCATCTCTTATGTTTGCCCTTACTTTTATCATTTATCGCATACTAAATCTGCTAATATAGATTTAGATTTAGAGATAAACTAGTAAAAGATAAAATTTAAAAACAATAAAGAAAGGAATTGAGCTCCAAATAAGGAGTTCATCTCTTAAAAATGAAAATTAATAAATATATTGACCACACGATTCTTAAAGCGGATAGCTCGCAAGAAAAGGTTCAACAAATCATTGATGAAGCTAAAAAATATGACTTCATGAGTGTATGTATTAATCCAACATGGGTAAGCTTTGCAAGTAAACAATTAAAAGAGACAGATGTTAAAGTTTGCACAGTCATTGGTTTCCCTCTTGGAGCAAATACATCAGAAGTTAAGGCTTTTGAAGCAAAAAATGCCATTGAAAACGGTGCTGATGAGATTGATATGGTCATTAATATTGGTGCGGCTAAAGATGGAAATTGGGAGCTCGTTGAATCAGATATTGCAGCAGTAAATGCAGTAAAAGAAGACAAACTTTTGAAGGTCATTATTGAAACAAGTCTCCTTACAGATGATGAAAAAATTAAATCATGTGAAGCAGCAGTACGTGCAGGGGCAGATTTTGTCAAAACATCAACTGGTTTTTCAACTGCTGGAGCAACGGTTGCAGATATTAGATTGATGCGTGCTACAGTAGGACCTGATATGGGTGTTAAGGCATCAGGTGGTGTGCATAATCTCGAAGAAGCTAAAGCAATGATTGATGCAGGAGCAACCCGTCTAGGTGTATCAGCAGGAGTTGCTATCATGGAAGGGCTGACAAGTCATGACAGTTACTAAAGAAATGGTGAAAGCTGCGAAGGAAGCGGCGGCGCAAGCTTATATTCCATATTCGCACTTTCCAGTTGGTGCAGCTTTTCACACACCAGATGGTCAAATCATTACAGGGTGTAATATTGAAAATGCTAGTTTTGGATTATCTAATTGTGCCGAACGAACAGCGATTTTCAAAGCAATATCAGAGGGTATAACGCATTTTGATGCACTTTATATTTATGGCGAAACGCAAGAACCGATTAGTCCTTGTGGCGCTTGCCGTCAAGTGATTGCAGAGTTTTGTGCTGCAGACATGCCAGTTTATCTGTTGTCGAAGACTGATAAAGTTAAGATGACTTCTGTAGGTGAATTGTTACCTTATTCGTTTACAGAATTGAACTAATTAAGAGTAGGAGGTAATGTTATTTAATTTTGCTTTCTCACAAAAGCAAGGACTCAGATTTTCTGCCAGTGAAATTCATTGGCAGAAAAATTAGGGTATTAAAGAAAGCGCTGTAATTTAAAAATTGGACACAATTGTGTGTATAATTGAAAAAAGTAAGCGCATTTCCAGTAGAAAAATGGTATTCTATAAAAATTGTAAGGTAATACCGAACGTTAAGTGAAAAGTGCCTTCAATCTTTGTATAATGCTTGAAAAAAAGAAACAGATAGCTTAAAATAGTCTTAAGCTAAAGTTTAGCCATTAAAAAATATTCGGAGGGTTCCGTTTCCATGAACAAACGCGTAATCGCAGTCGGTGCAGTTGCACTTGCTTCAGTGGCAGTCCTTGCAGGCTGCCGTTCACACGATGCAGCAGGGTCATCATCAGGTAAAGCTAAGACAGACCTTAAAGCAGCTATCATCACAGATACCGGTGGTATCAACGACCGTTCATTCAACCAATCAGCGTGGGAAGGTCTTCAAGCTTGGGGTAAAGAAAATAACCTTAAAAAAGGTCAAGGTTTCATGTACTTCCAATCAAATTCAGCTTCAGATTATACAACAAACTTTAACTCAGCTGAACAACAAGGTTATAAACTTTTGTTTGGTATTGGGTTCTCACTTCAAGATGCTACATCTGCAGCAGCTAAGAACAATCCAAAATCAAACTTCGTTATCATTGACTCAGTAATTACTGGTCAAAAGAACGTGGCTTCAGCAACATTTGCCGATAATGAAGGGGCTTATCTTGCCGGTGTAGCTGCTGCAAAAGCAACTAAGACAAATAAGATTGGTTTCATCGGAGGAATGCAATCTGATGTTATCACTCGTTTCCAAGTTGGTTTTGAAGCAGGCGCAAAATCTGTAAATCCTAACATTAAAGTAGATGTTCAATATGCTGGTTCATTTACAGATGCAGCCAAAGGTAAAACTATTGCAGCAGCAATGTATGGTTCTGGTGATGATGTAGTTTATCAATGTGCTGGTGGTGTTGGTGTTGGTGCATTTAGTGAAGCAAAAGCTTTGAATGCTCAAAAGAATGAAGCAGATAAAGTATGGCTTATCGGTGTTGACCAAGACCAAAAATATCTTGGTGGTTACACTTCTAAAGATGGTAAAAAATCAAACTTTGTCCTCGTTTCAACAATCAAAGAAGTTGGTAAAGTCGTTCAAGATATTGCCGACAAAACTAAGGATGGCAAATTCCCTGGTGGAACAACCGTTACTTACAACCTCAAAAATGGTGGGGTAGACCTTGGTCTTGATAATGTAACACCACAAATCAAAGATGCTGTTGCTACTGCAAAAGCTGATATTATTTCTGGTAAGATTACTGTTCCATCTAAATAATAAAAATAAAAAACCAACGAATGTGTTGGTTTTTTTATATTGGATTGAATTGTCTGTTAAATTATATGTTTTTGTATAAAAATAGTGATAAACTATGTTATAATGATATAGACAGATTATAAATCGGTATAGATTTTTTAGCAGAGGGGAGAGGTCATGAGAAAAGCAGTGCCAAACTATATTAAGATTCATGATGCACTTAAAGATGAAGTTGAGAAAAACATCTGGAAAATTGGTCAACGTCTGCCAAGTGAAAGAGATTTGGCGGAACGATTTGGTGTAAGTCGCATGACTGCAAGGCAGGCGGTAACCGCTTTGGTAGATGAAGGGATTTTGGACCGAAGAGTTGGCTCTGGTACCTACGTTGCAAGTCGTCGAGTACGTGAAAAAATGCGGGGCACGACTTCTTTCACAGAGATTATCATATCACAAGGTAAAGTGCCTTCAACTGAAGTATTAAGCTATATCAAAACTGCTCCCAATGAAGTAGAATGCGAAAAACTGAATATCACTAAAAAAGATTCAATCATTCGTATGGAGCGGATTCGTTATGCGGATAATATTCCTATTTGTTTTGAAGTGGCGAGTATTCCTTTTAATCTAGTGAAAAACTTTGATAAGAAGGAGATTACGAGTAATTTCTTTAAAACGTTGGAAAAGCATGGGCATGTGATTTCGCGTAGTGAGCAAATCGTTTCTGCTAAAAAGGTAAGCACTGAGGTGTCTGAGTATTTAAAAACTCGTGCAGGTTCTGCAATTTTAGGGTTAACTCAAGTTTCTTATCTTGCTGATGGGACAGCTTTTGAGTATGTGCTTTCTCAGTACGTTGGAGACCGTTTTGAGTTTTATTTGGAAAGATAGTATAAGTATTATAGTACGCTAGTTTTGTTCTAATTTAGCAAGTGCATACTATCGGACCTTTGGTTGGGCTACGCTGTCGATGCTTGCTATGGGGCTACGTACTTTGCACGCCGTTCTACGAACGGTCTCTATGCAACTTCATTGCTCTACTGTCCATTTGCTTAGCTGCTAAAGCAGCAAGAGCAAAAGCAAAGCACCTAGTCACAATCGCAATTCCCCCACCTCTTAAAGATGGCAGGATAGACTTTAGAGATAGTCACTTAGAGTGAATGGATAACGTAGCAAAGCGAGAGGTGTGACCTCATAGCTTGAGATTAAGCAGACTGTTGCACTTTTAGATGCGTACAGGTTGCTTAGTTGTTACACCTTGAGGTTTTACCCTAACATTGGTGGGAAAAAGAATCTCCCACCAATGAAGTAGCTACTTCAAAATCCTGCCAGATTAACTGGCAGGGTTCTTTTATTTGTGGTGTTATGAGATTCCTTTTTTTATTTTCCTTTTATATTGATATTGTTTTATTTGAAAATGAAGCCAGCAACCTACACAGAAACCGCTTAAGGCTACACTTGCTGCGATGAAAACGAGCGTGGCAAAGATAATAGCGAGAATAAGATGACCAAAAAGCGAAGCAGTTAGGCTTGCTGTTAAGAGTACAGTGGCAATAATTTGATTAAAACGTAAATCAGACTTATCTTCCAAGAGATATTCAGAAGCTTTCTTTTTTAGAAAACGTTTTGCAATAAGAATGACAAAATTTCGTTCAAAGAAAATACCTAAAAAACCAGCAAGGATAGGGAGCAGGAGGACCCAATAAAATTGGGTGAAAACGGCAAGAATAATACTGATGACGATTACAGTTTGATTGGTGCGTACAAGTGGACGAGGAACACCTTGGATACTAGGTTTGCTCATAAGAAATCTCCTTCAAGAATTTTGAGTTTCTACAGATGTTTTAAAAACTCTGTAGGAACTCGTAGTTAATCTACTAGAACTACTTTAAAATGGGATTGTATTTTTATTAATCGTTCTACAATTGTCAAGTTCTGGCGCATTTTTTGTGTTAGAACAGGTGCGGAGTACCATAAATCATTGTGATTTTTAAAATGGTTTGGCTATAGTTTGATTTTATCTTATTTGAGGAGAGATGGGTTTAAAAATTTTTTATGATGAGTGACAAGTTTAATAAAGGTAGATAAAAAGACTTCTGTTAGTACACTAACAGAAGTCTATATCTATTGCTTGAAGCTGTATAAAGCTGTCAGTATGCTGACAGAGTGTTTGTTTATAGGGTAACGGTAAAAGTTGTCCCTTTTCCGATAATACTGACGACGTCGATGTGTCCTTGAAGTTCCTGAACGTTTTTTTCGACAATAGAGAGCCCAAGTCCAGTTCCTCTGACTTCTGAACGACTTTCATCAACACGATAGAAACGGTCAAAAATACGTTCTTTTTGGATTTCTGTCAGCCCGGGTCCATTGTCAGTGACACTAAAGATTACTTTTCTATCTTTGGTTTGAAGGCTGACAATGATTTTCCCATCATTTGGTGTGTATTTAATAGCATTCTCGATGAGATTTTCAAAA from the Lactococcus allomyrinae genome contains:
- the deoC gene encoding deoxyribose-phosphate aldolase, with product MKINKYIDHTILKADSSQEKVQQIIDEAKKYDFMSVCINPTWVSFASKQLKETDVKVCTVIGFPLGANTSEVKAFEAKNAIENGADEIDMVINIGAAKDGNWELVESDIAAVNAVKEDKLLKVIIETSLLTDDEKIKSCEAAVRAGADFVKTSTGFSTAGATVADIRLMRATVGPDMGVKASGGVHNLEEAKAMIDAGATRLGVSAGVAIMEGLTSHDSY
- a CDS encoding cytidine deaminase, producing the protein MTVTKEMVKAAKEAAAQAYIPYSHFPVGAAFHTPDGQIITGCNIENASFGLSNCAERTAIFKAISEGITHFDALYIYGETQEPISPCGACRQVIAEFCAADMPVYLLSKTDKVKMTSVGELLPYSFTELN
- a CDS encoding BMP family lipoprotein, which produces MNKRVIAVGAVALASVAVLAGCRSHDAAGSSSGKAKTDLKAAIITDTGGINDRSFNQSAWEGLQAWGKENNLKKGQGFMYFQSNSASDYTTNFNSAEQQGYKLLFGIGFSLQDATSAAAKNNPKSNFVIIDSVITGQKNVASATFADNEGAYLAGVAAAKATKTNKIGFIGGMQSDVITRFQVGFEAGAKSVNPNIKVDVQYAGSFTDAAKGKTIAAAMYGSGDDVVYQCAGGVGVGAFSEAKALNAQKNEADKVWLIGVDQDQKYLGGYTSKDGKKSNFVLVSTIKEVGKVVQDIADKTKDGKFPGGTTVTYNLKNGGVDLGLDNVTPQIKDAVATAKADIISGKITVPSK
- a CDS encoding GntR family transcriptional regulator; translated protein: MRKAVPNYIKIHDALKDEVEKNIWKIGQRLPSERDLAERFGVSRMTARQAVTALVDEGILDRRVGSGTYVASRRVREKMRGTTSFTEIIISQGKVPSTEVLSYIKTAPNEVECEKLNITKKDSIIRMERIRYADNIPICFEVASIPFNLVKNFDKKEITSNFFKTLEKHGHVISRSEQIVSAKKVSTEVSEYLKTRAGSAILGLTQVSYLADGTAFEYVLSQYVGDRFEFYLER
- a CDS encoding DUF4395 domain-containing protein, with amino-acid sequence MSKPSIQGVPRPLVRTNQTVIVISIILAVFTQFYWVLLLPILAGFLGIFFERNFVILIAKRFLKKKASEYLLEDKSDLRFNQIIATVLLTASLTASLFGHLILAIIFATLVFIAASVALSGFCVGCWLHFQIKQYQYKRKIKKGIS